A part of Fusarium oxysporum Fo47 chromosome III, complete sequence genomic DNA contains:
- a CDS encoding Triosephosphate isomerase, translating to MARKFFVGGNFKMNGSKSSIKEIVDNLNNADLDKNAEVVVSPPAIYLPLVRETLRKDIEVAAQNVFNKPNGAFTGEISVSQLKDSDINWVILGHSERREILGESDETISSKTKYATENGLKVIWCCGETLETREAGKTIDFVSKQLESLKSQISDWSNIVIAYEPIWAIGTGKVATTEQAQEVHKAIRDLLRGISDKVADETRILYGGSVNEKNCGELSKQPDIDGFLVGGASLKPAFVDIINATKQ from the exons atggctcgCAAGTTCTTCGTCGGCGGCAACTTCAAGAT GAACGGCTCCAAGTCGTCCATCAAGGAGATTGTCGATAACCTCAACAACGCTGATCTCGACAAGAACGCTG AGGTCGTTGTATCTCCTCCTGCCATCTACCTCCCTCTCGTCCGTGAGACCCTCCGCAAGGACATCGAGGTCGCCGCCCAGAACGTCTTCAACAAGCCCAACGGTGCTTTCACCGGCGAGATCTCCGTCTCCCAGCTCAAGGACAGCGACATCAACTGGGTCATTCTCGGCCACTCTGAGCGTCGTGAGATTCTCGGCGAGTCTGACGAGACGATCTCCTCCAAGACCAAGTACGCCACTGAGAACGGCCTCAAGGTCATCTGGTGCTGCGGCGAGACCCTCGAGACCCGTGAGGCTGGCAAGACCATCGACTTCGTCTCTAAGCAGCTCGAGTCCCTCAAGTCCCAGATCTCCGACTGGTCCAACATTGTCATTGCCTACGAGCCCATCTGGGCTATCGGCACTGGCAAGGTTGCTACCACTGAGCAGGCCCAGGAGGTCCACAAGGCTATCCGTGACCTCCTCCGTGGTATCAGCGACAAGGTTGCTGACGAGACCCGAATCCTCTACGGCGGCAGTGTTAACGAGAAGAACTGCGGCGAGCTCTCCAAGCAGCCCGACATTGATGGTTTCCTCGTTGGCGGTGCTTCTCTCAAGCCTGCTT TcgtcgacatcatcaacgcTACCAAGCAGTAA
- a CDS encoding mitochondrial 54S ribosomal protein MRPL51 codes for MTVKAIRQIAKGQNGLGAFILQCKKLDFYYCDWAGSSKGMNGFIKSLLPKFAAANPQVEFSISPRPGKHPVVVGHYINGRTKPICVRNLSPYEILQKAELLRDASGEKLKRYNKAVNSAQPSVRGVWSPYHGKGMVV; via the exons ATGACTGTTAAGGCGATAAGACAAATAGCAAAGGGTCAG AATGGCCTCGGCGCATTTATCCTCCAGTGCAAGAAGTTAGACTTCTACTACTGTGACTGGGCCGGTAGCTCCAAGGGTATGAA tggcttcatcaagtctCTTCTCCCCAAGTTCGCCGCCGCCAACCCTCAAGTCGAATTCTCCATCTCCCCTCGACCCGGAAAGCACCCCGTCGTTGTCGGTCACTACATCAATGGTCGAACTAAGCCCATCTGTGTCCGAAACCTATCACCATACGAGATCCTTCAGAAGGCCGAGTTATTGCGTGATGCTAGCGGAGAGAAGTTGAAACGTTACAACAAAGCAGTCAACAGCGCCCAACCAAGTGTGCGTGGCGTCTGGTCCCCATACCACGGCAAGGGAATGGTTGTTTAA
- a CDS encoding U1 small nuclear ribonucleoprotein of 70kDa MW N terminal-domain-containing protein has product MTDKLPPNLLALFAARPPLRFLDPPDYAPQHRRTAPITGVAQFLPELQKYKETDVYNPTESWLQARDRKKREKKEKLETLLREAPDHHKPNEDPNVRGDAFKTLMVARLSYEADERDLEKEFGRYGPIERIRIVVDTHAHEKPNKKKKPHRGYAFVVFEREKDMRAALDACDGMRIKDRRIKVDVERGRTVKGWKPRRLGGGLGGRGYTRAMAARPMGPGGFSGGGGFRGGFKGFDGGRGRGGFRGGFGGRGGGFRSGDRGGDRGGDRGGYGAPSDAPSGPGFDRRNGGGGYGDRDRGDRRGGDRGPGGYDSRSGGRSFDDRHGGGHRDGGRYGGERENRRTGSNMEPIGGRREGGYRERDRDYDRPRDDDGGRKRGYDGGYEDPRKLRRY; this is encoded by the exons ATGACCGACAAGCTCCCCCCTAACCTGCTCGCGCTCTTCGCGGCGCGACCACCTCTGCGATTCCTCGACCCGCCCGATTATGCGCCTCAGCATCGCAGGACAGCACCCATCACCGGTGTCGCACAGTTTCTACCGGAGCTCCAGAAGTACAAGGAGACTGATGTTTACAACCCCACTGAGAGTTGGTTGCAAGCCCGCGATCGCAAGAAgcgagagaagaaggagaagttgGAGACGCTCCTCAGAGAAGCGCCCGATCATC ATAAGCCAAACGAGGACCCCAACGTTCGTGGCGATGCGTTCAAGACTTTGATGGTCGCGCGTCTCAGTTACGAGGCTGATGAGAGGGATCTCGAGAAGGAATTTGGTCGCTACGGTCCCATCGAGCGT ATTCGTATCGTCGTCGATACTCACGCTCATGAGAAGccaaacaagaagaagaagccccaTCGAGGCTATGCTTTCGTCGTATTCGAACGAGAGAAAGATATGCGAG CGGCTTTGGATGCTTGTGACGGCATGCGCATCAAGGATCGACGTATCAAGGTAGACGTCGAACGCGGCAGAACTGTCAAGGGCTGGAAACCTCGCCGACTTGGTGGTGGCCTTGGAGGACGAGGCTATACTAGAGCTATGGCTGCTCGTCCCATGGGTCCCGGTGGCTTtagcggcggcggcggttTCCGTGGTGGTTTTAAAGGTTTCGACGGAGGACGCGGCCGTGGCGGTTTTAGAGGAGGATTCGGCGGCCGTGGAGGAGGTTTCCGAAGCGGCGACCGAGGAGGCGACAGGGGAGGCGACCGAGGCGGCTACGGCGCACCTAGTGATGCCCCGTCCGGCCCCGGATTCGACCGCAGAaacggcggcggcggctaTGGTGACAGGGACCGTGGCGACCGAAGGGGTGGTGACCGAGGCCCCGGTGGGTATGATTCTCGTAGCGGCGGTCGCTCATTTGACGACAGACACGGCGGCGGCCATCGTGACGGTGGCCGATACGGCGGAGAACGCGAGAACCGACGCACCGGAAGCAACATGGAACCCATTGGAGGCCGACGCGAAGGTGGGTATCGCGAACGGGACCGAGACTACGACAGACCCcgtgatgacgatggtggCCGAAAGCGTGGCTATGACGGCGGCTATGAGGATCCTCGAAAGCTTCGCCGTTATTAA